From Jeotgalibacillus haloalkalitolerans:
TAAAAGGCAAGAGTCCGGTACAATACCGAATTCTTGCCCAGCAGGCTGCCTAATATTTTGTGTCTAACTTTTTGGGTTCAGTTCACGAATCAGTGCTTTTTAATTAGGATAATGTAATTTTGCGTACGTTTATTATCGGATTGTCCCTGTTTGAACCGTCTTCAAATAATATGTGAACCGGACCGTCTTCACGGAGCGGCTGGCCATCTTTTGAAAAAGCCATAATCAATTCACCTGCTTCTTCGATTGTAAACGAATGAACACCCTCAGTGGTTGAAATCATCACTTTCCGGGCATCAGCTTCAGGTTCAGCATTCTGAATAAACGGCTTCATTTTAATACCGAAAGTACCATTCAGTAACTTTTCTTTCTCGTAGCGTTTCTTTGACTTCGATGCGGGCTTCGGAATCTCTGCACCTTCCTTTATTTCTTTCGAAAAATGTTCTGCCACGGCTTTTGAGTACTGCTCAATTTCATCAATTTCTACACGTTCTTCGTCAAAGTAAGTAGTCAAATCTATCTTTCTTTCATCAAAGATCCACACACTCGGATCAATTGTAAGCTGAAATTTGACCCGCCCGGTAATCGGTATGATATCGTTCATTCCTTAATCCCCCTTTATGTCTGTCTCCTGAGTATACATTGGATTTTCAAATGTGTCACATTTGAAAAACACGTGATTTGAACAAGTCACTGCTTGCAATTTCTTCGATAAAACGCTACACTTTAGGTTAAGCAGATATGATGTATCGCATGAAAACTGAATGGATTGGGGGGATCAGTGTGACATCAGAAATGAAGATTGACCATCGTGAAAAAGCCTATGAGCTTTTACGCAAAGATGCCGAAAAAATAGCGCAGCTAATCAAAGTTCAAATGGATAACTTAACGATGCCCCAGTGTCCATTGTATGAAGAGGTATTAGATACGCAAATGTTTGGGTTATCCCGTGAAATAGAATTCGCCGTGAGGCTCGGGCTTGTGGATGAAGCGGATGGAAAGACATTAATAGACTCACTTGAGAAAGAAATGTCGGTGCTCCATGATGCTTTTACCAATAAATAACTAACTCCCGCTCAAACAAACTTTTCAGATTGTTTGAGTTTTTTTATATCAAAAAAAGAGGATTTTACACATTTCCTGTTGAATAAATATACAGATGGGACTGATAAGAATGTCGATCATTCTGAAAAGAATGTTCAGGTCTTACGATTATTCATTGATGGCTGTATACATACTCTTAGGAATTTTCGGGGTAGTCATGGTCTACAGTGCAGGAATGGTGTACGCAGTAGAAATCCTTGACCAGAGCCCTGATTACTTTTATACCAAACAGCTCAGAAATTTAATAATCGGAATCGTAGGCTTCATTGCAATGGCTTTAATTCCATATAAGCTATACCAGGAAGGGTTTATGCTTAAATTAATATTCGGGCTGATGTTTGGACTCCTAATTGCAGTACATATAATCGGATCTGAAGTAAATAATGCGCAAAGCTGGATTATGCTGCCCGGATTCCAGCTGCAGCCTGCTGAATTCGCAAAACTCGGGATGATTGTGTATTTATCAGCAGTCTATGCAAAAAAACAATCCTACATTAACGAGTTTAATAAAGGAGTAATGCCGCCAATCATCATACTGGTATTTGCATGCTTTCTAATTGCAGCTGAGCCTGATTTTGGAACAGCAGCAATTGTGTTTGCAATTGGAATGAGTGTGATTGTGGCTTCAGGTATGAAAGTAAAGAGCATGCTGAAGCTTGCGGCACTGGCTGGTGGAGTAATCAGTTTGTTTTCAGGAATCTTATTCCTGTTTAACAGAAATACATTTCAAAGTATTTTTTCTGAAGAAAGACTTGGAAGAATTGCTGCTTATCAGGATCCTTTTGCACATATCAGTGATAATGGCTGGCAGCTGGTCGGTTCTTATTATGCGATTGGCAACGGAGGATTGTGGGGCAGCGGGCTTGGACAGAGTATTCAGAAGCTCGGATTCCTGCCGGAGCCTCATACAGATTTCATTATGGCGATTATCGCAGAGGAGCTGGGGATTTTCGGTGTAAGCTTTGTACTTTTGGGACTTGCTTATATCGTGCTGAAAGGGATCATGATTGGTCTCAGATGCAGAAATCAATTCGGTAAAATGCTCGCGATCGGAATTGCCAGTATGGTCGGCATTCAGACATTTATTAATCTTGGCGGGATGTCAGGGTTGATTCCAATTACGGGTGTGCCATTGCCATTTATCAGCTACGGCGGATCTTCACTGATTCTTCTCTCACTTTCAATGGGACTGCTTGTGAATGTATCCATGTTTGTGAGATATGAAGAAAAATACTTTGCGAAAGAGAAGCAGAGTGTACCGCAAAAGAAAAATAAAGCATCTTCAATGAATGAGAAAAACACAGCAAGATTATATCGCTAGAAGTTTGACATCATGGAGGAGGATCATTATGAAAAAGATTAACAAAGTATTAGTAGCCAATCGTGGAGAAATTGCAATCCGGGTGTTTCGTGCCTGTACGGAATTAAATATCCGTACAGTCGCTGTATATTCAAAAGAAGACAGTGGTTCGTTCCACCGTTTTAAAGCAGATGAGGCTTATCTTGTAGGTGAAGGAAAAAAGCCGATCGATGCTTACCTTGATATTGAAGGTATTATCGAGATTGCAAAACGTGCAAATGTTGATGCGATTCATCCGGGATATGGTTTCCTTTCAGAAAATATCCGCTTTGCAAAGCGCTGTGAAGAAGAAGGCATTACATTTGTAGGACCGACTTCAGAGCATCTGGATATGTTCGGTGATAAGGTAAAAGCAAGACAGCAGGCGATTAATGCAGGTATTCCGGTAATTCCGGGCAGTGATGGACCTGTTGAAAGTCTTGAAGAAGTAGAAAAGTTTGGAGAGCAGTATGGATTTCCTTTCATTATAAAAGCTTCACTTGGCGGTGGCGGACGCGGTATGAGAATTGTCCGTTCAGCAAGCGATGTTAAAGAGTCCTACAACCGTGCAAAATCTGAAGCAAAAGCAGCTTTTGGTAATGATGAAGTATACGTTGAGAAGTTCATCGAGAATCCAAAACATATTGAAGTTCAGATTTTAGGAGATCACGAAGGTGAAATCATTCACCTGTATGAGCGTGACTGCTCGATTCAGAGAAGACACCAGAAAGTAGTAGAGGTTGCACCGTCTGTGTCACTTCCTGAAGGATTACGTGATGAGATTTGTGATGCAGCAGTAAAGCTTGCCAATAATGTTTCATATGTAAATGCTGGTACAGTGGAATTCCTGGTTGCCAATAACGAATTTTTCTTCATTGAAGTAAACCCGCGTGTACAGGTTGAGCATACGATTACTGAAATGATTACAGGTGTTGATATTGTTCAGTCACAGTTAAAAATTGCAGAAGGTCATACACTGCACAGCCGTGAAATTGGTATTCCAAAGCAGGATGAGATCCAGCTGAATGGATTTGCGATTCAGTCACGTGTAACAACAGAAGATCCACTTAATGGATTCATGCCTGACTCAGGAAGAATTATGGCATACCGTTCTGGCGGAGGATTTGGTGTCCGTCTTGATGCAGGTAACGGCTATCAGGGTGCAGAGATTTCCGCTCACTATGATTCACTTTTAGTAAAGGTGTCAACATGGGCGCTGACTTTTGAACAAGCTGCAGCTAAAATGGTCAGAAATTTACAAGAATTCCGTATTCGAGGAATCAAAACAAACATTCCGTTCCTTGAAAATGTAGTAAAGCATGAGAAGTTTTTAAGCGGGGAGTATGATACTTCGTTTATTGATCATACACCTGAACTTTTCCTTTTCCCTAAGCGAAAAGATAGAGGAACAAAAATGCTGGCTTATATTGGAAACGTCACAGTGAACGGTTTCCCTGGTATTGATAAAGGTGAAAAGCCTGACTTCGGCAAGCCGAGAATTCCGAAAGTCAACCTGCTTGAAGATCCGCCGGCAGGAACGAAGCAGATCCTTGATGAAAGAGGTGCTGATGGACTGAAAGAGTGGGTAAAGGAACAGGATGATGTTCTTGTTACAGATACAACATTCCGTGATGCACACCAGTCACTTCTTGCTACACGTGTCAGAACAGTAGACCTGAAAAATATTGCAGATGCTTCAGCCCGAATGCAAAATGAGCTATTCTCATTTGAAATGTGGGGCGGCGCGACGTTTGATGTGGCATACCGCTTCCTGAAAGAAGATCCATGGATGAGACTGCTGACACTCAGAGAGAAAATTCCAAATGTCATGTTCCAGATGCTTCTTCGCGCATCTAATGCAGTCGGTTATAAGAACTATCCTGATAATGTCATTCAGGAATTTGTTAAGCGTTCTGCTTATGCAGGAATTGACGTCTTCAGAATTTTCGACAGCCTGAACTGGGTTGAAGGTATGGAAACGGCAATTACAGCAGTCCGTGACTCTGGTAAAGTGGCGGAAGCAGCAATCTGTTACACTGGCGACATTCTTGATCCGACTCGTACGAAATATGATACGGATTATTATAAGTCACTTGCAAAAGAGCTTGAAAATCAGGGTGCTCATATTCTGGCGATTAAGGATATGGCAGGCTTACTGAAGCCGGAAGCTGCATATCGACTGATTTCAGAACTGAAGGACACTGTGGATCTTCCAATTCATCTGCACACGCATGATACAAGCGGTAATGGAATCTTCCAATATGCACGTGCGATTGAAGCGGGCGTGGATATTGTAGATACTGCGCTTGGATCAATGAGCGGCCTGACTTCACAGCCAAGTGCAAGCTCACTTGCCTATGCAATGAAGGGTAACACAAGACAGCTGAAACTGGATGTTGATCATTCTGAAACACTTTCTCATTACTGGGAAGATGTACGTAAATACTATGCGCCATTTGAGAGCGGGATGAATTCTCCGCATTCTGAGATATATAAGCATGAAATGCCGGGCGGCCAGTACTCGAACCTTCAACAGCAGGCGAAGGCAGTTGGTCTTGGCGCACGCTGGGAAGAAGTAAAAGAGATGTATGCACGGGTGAACCAGATGTTTGGTGATATCGTCAAAGTAACACCGTCATCTAAAGTTGTAGGGGACATGGCATTATTCATGGTTCAAAACGATCTTGATGAACAGTCAGTCATTGACAAGGGGTATTCAATTGACTTCCCTGATTCAGTCATTGAGCTATTCTCAGGTTACCTTGGACAACCGCATGGCGGCTTCCCGGAAGATCTGCAGAAAGTGATTCTGAAAGGAAAAGAGCCGATTACAGTACGTCCTGGTGAACTGATGGAGCCGGTTGATTTTGAAAAGCTGAAAGAAGAGCTGTTCCATGAACTTGGCAGACCGGTGACAAGCTTTGATGCACTTGCACATGCGCTTTATCCTAAAGTCTTTAAGGAATTCACGGACATGGCCTCACAATTCGGAGATGTATCAGTGATCGACACACCAACCTTCTTCTACGGTATGAAACTGAATGAAGAGATTGAAGTTGAAATTGAAACGGGTAAAACCCTGATTCTGAAGCTGGTTTCTATTGGGGAAGCAAGAGCGGATGGAACAAGAGTACTTTACTTTGATCTGAATGGTCAGCAGCGTGAGATTGTCATTAAAGATGAAAGCATTAAATCAACAGTAGCAGTTAAGCAAAAAGTAGATCCGTCCAACCCTGAGGAACTTGGTGCAACGATGCCGGGTACCGTTATTCAGGTAGTGGTTTCAGTCGGTGATCAGGTTGAAAAGGGTGAACATCTGATTATTACTGAAGCAATGAAGATGGAGACAACTGTCCAGGCGCCATTTGACGGAACAGTTGAAGAAGTCTGTGTGGAGAGCGGAGAATCATTATCTCCGGGAGACCTGATGATCAGACTGAAAAGAGACAACTAAACAAACAAAAAAAGAAAGTTGAGCCGCGGCTCAACTTTCTTTTTTGCTGTTTAATTTGCTTCTTGAGATCAGAAGGATAAAGTAACTCAGTAAACCGAATAAAAGAGAAATAATCAGTGCATGGGATAATGCGATCAGCAGGTTCAGTCTGGTTACTACAACAAGTGCACCTGTGATGACCTGACCCGTAACAAGCGCCAGTGCAATGATCCAGCCGTAATAGACGATCTTCTGATGCTTGTAATTCTTTATCGCGATGATTGCTACATAGATAATCCAGATGAAAATAAATGCAGCTGCCATACGGTGTCCCATCTGAATCCACTGAATGGAGTTCAATGAAAGGTCACCCGGAGAAGCGTTTACACAAAACGGCCAGTCAGGACAGGCCAGACTCGCTTCTGTATGTCTGACAAATGCGCCTGAGTAAACGACTGCAAAAATATAAATCATCAATCCGTAAGTATGGCGTTTTATTCTGCGGTCAATAACCAGCTTATAAGCATCAAACTTCTTGTCGACTTCAAATATGAGCAGTGTCAGAAGCAGAACTGCTGCAAATGAAATCAGCGAAATGCCGAAGTGTGCAGCCAGTATGATATCAGAATGCCCCCAGACAACAGCTCCTGCACCAAGAAGTGCCTGAAGCATTAGAAAGAAGAAAGCAAGAATAGCAAGGAAATTTGTTTCTCTGATATGCCCCATAGCCCGCCATGACCAGATAGACAATGCGAGAACCAGAAATCCGGCGCCGGCAGAAACCACCCTGTGGGAAAGCTCAATAATCGTTTCTATCTCTAACTGATCAGGGATGATCTGTCCATGGCACAGAGGGAATGACTGTCCGCACCCCTGCCCTGAATCTGTTTTGGTTACCAGCGCTCCGCCAAGCAGCACAAGCAGCATGACAAGCGTGGTTACGACCCCTAAAAGTTTTAATCCCTTAGATTGCAAAAGTTTCACCTTCTCATTCAATGATCTTTAGGCTTTGTTTATTCCGGTGTGTATAAATCAATTGGATTTTAACAAAGCTTATTAAAAAAGTACTTTGTACTATTTGAAATACTCGTAATGTCTATTATGGTACAGATTAAACTTCAGGTGTACCTTTTTTGTGTAAAAAACTAATATTGTTCAAGGTGAAAGACAAATAATTTTCACATAGCAAAACTATATAAAAATAATTCATATCAGGTGAGGACGTAAAAGATGTGAAGGAATTGTTACATTTATTTAAATGCATTATTTCAGAAGTTGTCTGAATTTCATTTTAAATATAGAAATCATGTTCGCTATCCTTTATAGTAGATGTAGTATAATGTATTAGCAAGTTTGGAGAGGAGGGGAAAGTGTGTCAAATAGTCGAGTTGTGTCGGCTGTAAAAGAGGCAGATTTTTCTGGAACAACTGCTTGGAAAGATTTCCTCGCTCTGATTAAAATCGGTATTGTGAATTCAAACTTTATTACAGCGTTTACCGGGTTGTGGCTTGCGCTCTATTTTACCGATACTTATTTTTTAGGGTCAATTGATATTATGCTTCTCACATTAATCGGATCATCGTTAGTTGTTGCGGGCTCATGCAGTATCAACAATTACATAGACCGTGATATCGATCCATTAATGGAAAGAACAAAAAATCGTCCAACTGTAACTGGGCGTGTCTCACCTTCAAGAGCGCTTGGCCTTGGTATAGGCTTTGTGATTTTTGGGGAAATCATGCTGTTCATGACAACGCCAATGGCCGGTCTGATCGGATTGTTTGGTGTTTTCAGTTATGTCGTTCTGTATTCAATGTGGACGAAGAGAAAATATGCCAGCAATACAATCGTAGGGAGTATTTCAGGAGCAGTTCCTCCATTAATTGGATGGGCAGCAATTGATCCGGGTCTTGGTGCAATACCACTGGCTTTATTCCTGATTATGTTTGTCTGGCAGCCGCCTCATTTCTATGCAATTGCCATGAGAAGAGTAGAAGAATACCGCGCTGCAGGAGTTCCAATGCTGCCTGTAGTAAAAGGGTTTGCGAGAACGAAGCTGTCAATGCTTCTATGGGTCATTGCCTTGTTCCCGCTGCCATTTTTATTGCCTTCACTTGGTACCGCTTTTATCGTACTCGCAACCGTGCTGAATATTGGCTGGCTTGTGCTTGCGCTTAAAGGCTACAAAACAAAAAATGACCATAAATGGGCAACGATGATGTTTGTCTATTCATTAAATTACCTGACAATTATGTTTACAGGTATGGTCATCCTAACATTCATTTAGGGAATTCTTTCTTTAGAGAAATCCATATAAACAGTCTCCATCAACAAGAATATTCGAATGAAAGAGGGGTTTAACAAAGCTATGAAAAATGGGCTTAAGAAATGGCGTTTTCTGCCGCTTGTAGCGGCAATGGCGTTTATTCTTTCCGGCTGTGGAGAGCCGTTTCTGTCAACGCTTCAGCCTGCGGGTGAAGTAGCACAGAAGCAATTCAACCTGATGATGCTGAGTGTGGCAATCATGGTACTTGTAATTATCGTTGTAGCAATCGTTTATGTTATCGCTGTTACTAAGTTCCGCCGCTCGAAGCTGGGTGAAGACTTTATTCCGAAACAGGTGGAAGGAAGTCACAGACTGGAAGTAATCTGGACTGTTATTCCAATTATCCTTCTTCTTATCCTTGCAGTACCTACTGTTGCATTGACTTTTGAACTTGGTGACCAGTCGGGAATGGAAGCAGAAGATGAAGAAGGAAACAGAGAAGCACTTGTAGTTGATGTGCGTGCAAATCTTTACTGGTGGGAGTTTGCTTATCCTGATCAGGGAATTGTTACTGCACAGGATCTTGTTGTACCAACAGATCAAAACGTTTACTTTAATGTAATCGCTTCTGACGTTAAGCACTCATTCTGGATTCCTGCAGTAGGAGGAAAGATTGATACGAACGTTGACAATATGAACACATTCTACCTGAACTTTGACGGGGAAAAAGCAGAGGAAGCAAATAACCTGTTCTATGGTAAATGTGCTGAGCTTTGTGGTCCTTCTCACGCTTTAATGGACTTTAAAGTACAAACAATGTCTCAGGAGGACTTTGACAGCTGGGTTGCATCCATGCAGGAAGTAGCTGAAGCTGAGCAGGAGTTTGAAAATGAAACAATTGCCCGCGGAGCTGAATTATATAATGATAACCAGCTTGGGTGTATTGGATGTCACGCTGTAGATCCTACACAACAGATTGGAACTTCACGTGGACCTAACATGGCGAACTTCGGTGAACGTTCTTACACTGCCGGTATCCTGGATAATGAGGATTCTGACGAAGTGCGTGAAGAAAATATCAAAAACTGGATCCGTAATTCTGCTGAATTGAAGCCTGGTAATCAAATGCCGGTTTATAACGAAGACGATCTTTCAGATGAGGATCTTGACGCGTTAACTGAATACTTAATGAGCTTAAAGGTTTTCTCTGAATAATTTGATTTTTAAGGGAGGTATACTTAGTGAGTACCGTTGCTGAAAAAAGAGGTTTCTTAGCAGTCCTATGGGACTACCTCACAACGGTCGACCATAAGAAAATCGCGATACTTTATCTGGTTTCCGGCGGATTTTTCTTCCTGGTTGGCGGTATAGAAGCAATGCTGATCCGTATTCAGCTTGCGGTTCCTGATAATGATTTTGTGTCAGCAGGACTATACAATGAATTACTTACCATGCATGGAACAACAATGATTTTCTTAGCAGCCATGCCGCTATTATTTGCTTTTATGAATGCCGTTGTACCATTACAAATTGGTGCACGTGACGTTGCATTTCCTTTTCTGAACTCACTTGGGTTCTGGTTATTCTTCTTCGGTGGAATTTTCCTTAACCTTTCATGGTTCCTTGGGGGAGCACCTGATGCAGGGTGGACTTCATATGCTTCACTATCACTTGCATCACCGGGTCATGGTATTGACTTTTATGTTTTAGGTCTTCAGATATCAGGGGCCGGTACATTGATTGCGGGGATTAACTTCCTTGTAACGATTATTAACATGCGTGCGCCTGGTATGACTTATATGCGTATGCCGCTATTTACATGGTCAACATTCGTTGCATCAGCACTGATTCTGTTTGCATTCCCTCCACTGACTGTGGGACTGTTCCTGATGCTGTTTGACAGAATGTTCGGGGCAAACTTCTTTGATGTAACAATGGGAGGAAACACGATTATCTGGGAGCACTTATTCTGGATCTTCGGTCACCCGGAAGTATACATTCTGATTCTTCCGGCGTTCGGTATTTTCTCTGATATTATTTCTACATTCTCTAAAAAGCGTCTGTTCGGTTATGCTGCGATGGTATTCGCAACAGTACTGATCGGTTTCCTTGGATTCATGGTATGGGCGCACCATATGTTCACAACTGGTCTTGGGCCAACTGCGAACGCAATCTTTGCTGTAGCGACAATGGCGATTGCCGTGCCTACAGGGGTTAAGATCTTTAACTGGCTTCTTACAATGTGGGGAGGAAGTATCCGCTTTACAACGCCAATGCTATACGCAGTAGCGTTCATTCCTTCATTCGTTGCCGGTGGTGTTACAGGGGTTATGCTTGCATCAGCTGCAGCTGACTATCAGTACCACGATTCTTATTTCGTAGTTGCTCACTTCCACTATGTAATTATTGGTGGGGTAGTACTTGGATTACTTGCAGGTACACATTTCTACTGGCCGAAAATGTTCGGTACAATGCTAAATGAAACGCTTGGGAAGATCACATTCTGGTTATTCCTGATTGGTTTCCACGGAACATTCTTTATCCAGCATTTCCTTGGATTAATGGGTATGCCACGTCGTATCTGGAAGTTCCTTCCTGGTCAGGGGCTTGATCTATTCAACATGATCAGTACAATCGGTGCATTCTTCATGGCACTTGGTGTCATTGTACTTCTTTACAATGTTGTGATTACTCAGATCAAAAACGTTCGTGTTGGTAACGACCCTTGGGGAGATGGACGTACGCTTGAATGGGCAATTTCATCACCACCGCCGTACTATAACTTTAAGCAGCTTCCACTTGTACGTGGACTTGATCCGCTTTGGATTGAAAAGATGGAAGGCCGTACTGAAATGACGCCTGCAGAACCGCTTGGTGACATTCATATGCCTAACAACTCGTTCATTCCGTTTGTTATGTCGCTTGGTCTATTCATTGCAGCATTTGGTGCGATGTACCAGATTGACTGGAGAGCTTCTGACGGTGCAGATTACGTATGGTCAATTCCGGTATTAATCATCGGTATGTTAATTACAATCGGTTCTATGGCAGTCCGTTCATTGAAGGATGATCACGGGTACCATATTCATAAAGAAGAACTGATGGATGATCATGATAAAGGGGGTAGGGAGTAATGGATATGAACCAAAAATACACGGCTCGCACGTGGCCTGAATCTCCTGAAAAAACTACCCTTGAAGGTAAAAACAAATTTTTAGGATTCTGGCTCTTCCTTGGTGGAGAAACAGTTTTATTTGCTTCTTTATTTGCAACTTACCTGGCTTTAAAAGATAAAGTTCCGGGTAATGATCATTATCTGGCAGCAGATATGTTTGAGCTTCCACTTGTCTTCATCATGACGATGCTTCTTTTAACATCATCACTGACAAGTGTGTATGCGATGTATCATATGAAAAACCATAACTACCAGAAAATGCAGACATGGTTGCTGATTACAGTACTGCTTGGCCTTGCATTCCTTGGCTTTGAAATTTATGAGTTTAACCATTATGTTCATGAATTTCATCACACATTCACAAGCAGTGCCTTTGGATCAGCATTCTATACACTGGTAGGCTTCCACGGAGCCCACGTTGTAGTCGGGCTTGGATGGTTTACACTTCTGCTTGTTCGTAACGCCAAGCGTGGACTGAACCTTTATAACGCGCCGAAGTTCTTTGTTGCTTCTTTATACTGGCACTTCATCGACGTTGTATGGGTATTCATCTTCACGGTTGTATACTTAATGGGAATGGTGGGATAAACTGATGGCACACGAATCATCTTCAGCGAACCCTAAAGTCAATTATGAATACCGCCGCAGAAAAGCACGCGATGAAATGCGCGGACAGGTAACATCTTTTGCAATGATGATCTTTATGACGTTTATTGCGTTTATCATTGTTATTGCAGACTTTGATAAGTTTTATGCATTTCCAGTACTGCTGGTTCTTGCAGCAGCACAGGTTGTGTTACAGCTTTATTACTTCATGCATATGAGTCACAAGGGACACGGAACAGCAGCGCTATTCCTGTACTCTGGTGCACTGATTGCATTCGTTACAATCCTGACGTTCCTGACGATCGTCTGGTGGTAACAGATGAAGGGCCGGCATATGCCGGCCCTTTTTCTATGAGATCGTTCATGAACTTGTCATCTGGGCGCATTGAAGTAAAGAGTCGAGAGGCTTATAATGAAAGAGATGAGACAGGATTATTTGGAAAGGAAGGTGCCTGATGTCGATTAGTATATTCGGATTCCAGGCTTTATGGAGTCCTTACTTTTTTATCAGCCTGACAGTGTTAACCGTCCTCTTCTTTTTAGCAGCGACGAAATGGAGACATAGAATTCAGGATTCCAGGCCGATCACCAGAAAAGAATCAGCTCTGGTGCTAAGTGCAGTACTTATTATTTATATTATTAAAGGTTCACCCGTCGATGTATGGGGACATATTTTATTTTCTGTTCATATGATTCAAATGGGTATTTTTTATTTATTAATTCCGCCATTATTAATTGCGGGTGTACCGAATTATATGTGGAAAGCACTTTTGAATCTACCGGTGATTAAACCGCTTTTTTCATTCTTTACAAAACCATTGATTGCACTGATTGTATTTAATGGTGCGTTTTCCTTCTATCATATCCCTTTGATTTTCGATACGATCAAAGTTGATATGCTGCTGCATTCAATCGTAACAGGTACCATTTTCATATTTTCATTCTTTATGTGGTGGCCTCTTGTCAACACACTTGAAGGAGAATATAAGTTGAGCGGTGTAAAGAAAATTGGTTATATTTTTGCTGACGGGATTCTTTTAACTCCTGCCTGTGCACTGATTATTTTTGCAAACAATCCAATGTATGAAACGTTTTTCAATGGAGGCGCTTGGCTTGAAGCAATGGCGCTGTGTGTGCCGGCTGGAACGCTTCAAAGCTTACAGGGACTTGGCATTACAGGTCCGGAACTGTTTACAAATATGCAGCCGCTTGAAGATCAGCAGG
This genomic window contains:
- the pyc gene encoding pyruvate carboxylase, which produces MKKINKVLVANRGEIAIRVFRACTELNIRTVAVYSKEDSGSFHRFKADEAYLVGEGKKPIDAYLDIEGIIEIAKRANVDAIHPGYGFLSENIRFAKRCEEEGITFVGPTSEHLDMFGDKVKARQQAINAGIPVIPGSDGPVESLEEVEKFGEQYGFPFIIKASLGGGGRGMRIVRSASDVKESYNRAKSEAKAAFGNDEVYVEKFIENPKHIEVQILGDHEGEIIHLYERDCSIQRRHQKVVEVAPSVSLPEGLRDEICDAAVKLANNVSYVNAGTVEFLVANNEFFFIEVNPRVQVEHTITEMITGVDIVQSQLKIAEGHTLHSREIGIPKQDEIQLNGFAIQSRVTTEDPLNGFMPDSGRIMAYRSGGGFGVRLDAGNGYQGAEISAHYDSLLVKVSTWALTFEQAAAKMVRNLQEFRIRGIKTNIPFLENVVKHEKFLSGEYDTSFIDHTPELFLFPKRKDRGTKMLAYIGNVTVNGFPGIDKGEKPDFGKPRIPKVNLLEDPPAGTKQILDERGADGLKEWVKEQDDVLVTDTTFRDAHQSLLATRVRTVDLKNIADASARMQNELFSFEMWGGATFDVAYRFLKEDPWMRLLTLREKIPNVMFQMLLRASNAVGYKNYPDNVIQEFVKRSAYAGIDVFRIFDSLNWVEGMETAITAVRDSGKVAEAAICYTGDILDPTRTKYDTDYYKSLAKELENQGAHILAIKDMAGLLKPEAAYRLISELKDTVDLPIHLHTHDTSGNGIFQYARAIEAGVDIVDTALGSMSGLTSQPSASSLAYAMKGNTRQLKLDVDHSETLSHYWEDVRKYYAPFESGMNSPHSEIYKHEMPGGQYSNLQQQAKAVGLGARWEEVKEMYARVNQMFGDIVKVTPSSKVVGDMALFMVQNDLDEQSVIDKGYSIDFPDSVIELFSGYLGQPHGGFPEDLQKVILKGKEPITVRPGELMEPVDFEKLKEELFHELGRPVTSFDALAHALYPKVFKEFTDMASQFGDVSVIDTPTFFYGMKLNEEIEVEIETGKTLILKLVSIGEARADGTRVLYFDLNGQQREIVIKDESIKSTVAVKQKVDPSNPEELGATMPGTVIQVVVSVGDQVEKGEHLIITEAMKMETTVQAPFDGTVEEVCVESGESLSPGDLMIRLKRDN
- the cyoE gene encoding heme o synthase is translated as MSNSRVVSAVKEADFSGTTAWKDFLALIKIGIVNSNFITAFTGLWLALYFTDTYFLGSIDIMLLTLIGSSLVVAGSCSINNYIDRDIDPLMERTKNRPTVTGRVSPSRALGLGIGFVIFGEIMLFMTTPMAGLIGLFGVFSYVVLYSMWTKRKYASNTIVGSISGAVPPLIGWAAIDPGLGAIPLALFLIMFVWQPPHFYAIAMRRVEEYRAAGVPMLPVVKGFARTKLSMLLWVIALFPLPFLLPSLGTAFIVLATVLNIGWLVLALKGYKTKNDHKWATMMFVYSLNYLTIMFTGMVILTFI
- a CDS encoding YlaN family protein, producing MTSEMKIDHREKAYELLRKDAEKIAQLIKVQMDNLTMPQCPLYEEVLDTQMFGLSREIEFAVRLGLVDEADGKTLIDSLEKEMSVLHDAFTNK
- a CDS encoding COX15/CtaA family protein, whose product is MQSKGLKLLGVVTTLVMLLVLLGGALVTKTDSGQGCGQSFPLCHGQIIPDQLEIETIIELSHRVVSAGAGFLVLALSIWSWRAMGHIRETNFLAILAFFFLMLQALLGAGAVVWGHSDIILAAHFGISLISFAAVLLLTLLIFEVDKKFDAYKLVIDRRIKRHTYGLMIYIFAVVYSGAFVRHTEASLACPDWPFCVNASPGDLSLNSIQWIQMGHRMAAAFIFIWIIYVAIIAIKNYKHQKIVYYGWIIALALVTGQVITGALVVVTRLNLLIALSHALIISLLFGLLSYFILLISRSKLNSKKES
- a CDS encoding peptidyl-prolyl cis-trans isomerase, which produces MNDIIPITGRVKFQLTIDPSVWIFDERKIDLTTYFDEERVEIDEIEQYSKAVAEHFSKEIKEGAEIPKPASKSKKRYEKEKLLNGTFGIKMKPFIQNAEPEADARKVMISTTEGVHSFTIEEAGELIMAFSKDGQPLREDGPVHILFEDGSNRDNPIINVRKITLS
- a CDS encoding FtsW/RodA/SpoVE family cell cycle protein; translated protein: MLKRMFRSYDYSLMAVYILLGIFGVVMVYSAGMVYAVEILDQSPDYFYTKQLRNLIIGIVGFIAMALIPYKLYQEGFMLKLIFGLMFGLLIAVHIIGSEVNNAQSWIMLPGFQLQPAEFAKLGMIVYLSAVYAKKQSYINEFNKGVMPPIIILVFACFLIAAEPDFGTAAIVFAIGMSVIVASGMKVKSMLKLAALAGGVISLFSGILFLFNRNTFQSIFSEERLGRIAAYQDPFAHISDNGWQLVGSYYAIGNGGLWGSGLGQSIQKLGFLPEPHTDFIMAIIAEELGIFGVSFVLLGLAYIVLKGIMIGLRCRNQFGKMLAIGIASMVGIQTFINLGGMSGLIPITGVPLPFISYGGSSLILLSLSMGLLVNVSMFVRYEEKYFAKEKQSVPQKKNKASSMNEKNTARLYR